The Fodinicurvata sp. EGI_FJ10296 DNA segment ATCGATGCACATGGCGATGTGGATCATGTCCGATCGCGCAATTCCCCGCTCGTTCCGGTTCATGGAGGGCTTCGGCGTCCACAGCTTTCGCTTCGTGAATGCCGAGGGCAAATCGACCTTCGTCAAGTTTCACTGGAAGCCGAAACAGGGCATGCAATCGGTGGTCTGGAACGAGGCGCTGAAGATCAGCGGCGCCGACCCGGACTTCCACCGCCGCGATCTCTGGGACGCCATCAAGATGGGCGACTATCCGGAATGGGAACTGGGCCTTCAGGTTTTCGACGACGACTTTGCCGATCGTTTCGACTTCGATATCCTCGATTCGACCAAGATCATCCCTGAAGAAGACGTGCCGGTGCGCCTGATCGGGCGCCTGGTTCTGGACCGCTGCGTCGACAACTTCTTCGCCGAAACCGAACAGGTCGCATTTCACACCGGCAATATCGTGCCGGGCATCGACTTCACCAACGACCCGTTGCTGCAGGGGCGGAATTTCTCGTATCTCGACACGCAGTTGAAGCGCCTCGGCAGCCCGAATTTCACCCATCTGCCGGTGAATGCGCCGCGCTGCCCGATCCGCCATTTCCAGCAGGACGGCCATATGGCGTTCGTCAATCCCACGGGCCGCGTCAATTACGAACCGAACTCGTGGGGTGCGGAGGGCGGCCCGCGCGAATCCCCGGAAAAGGGCCTCAAAGCGTTTCCCGAACATATCGAAGGACCCAAGCGGCGCCTGCGCGCCGAAAGCTTCGCCGACCACTATAGCCAGGGCCGGCAATTCTATATCTCGCAAACAGACACCGAAAAGCGACACATCATCAATGCCTATACATTCGAGTTGTCGAAAGTCGAGAGACCGGACATCCGATCACGGGTCGTGGCCCATCTGCGCAACATCGACGAGGACCTTGCCAAGGGTGTCGCCGACGGTCTGCGGCTGAAGCAAATGCCCGAGCCGGCCGAGGCGGCCGTAGCGCCGCGCACCGATCTCAAGGCGTCGCCGAAGCTCTCGATCATTCTGAACGGCCCGGACAGCTTCAAGGGCCGCAAGCTGGGCGCGTTGCTGACCGACGGCGTGGACATCGAACTGGTCCGAAGCCTGAAGGCGGCGCTTGAGGGAGAAGGCGCGAAGATCGAGTTCATCGCGCCCCGGGTCGGTGGCGTCGAAGCCAGCGACGGCACCTGGATCGAAGCCAAGCAGAAGGTCGATGGCGGCCCGTCGGTTCTGTATGATGCGGTCGCCGTGCTGACCTCCGACGATGGCGCGAAAATGCTGGCAAAGGAAGCAACGGCCAAGGACTTCGTTTCCGATGCCTTCGCGCATCTGAAGTTCATCGCCTATTCCGCCGAAGCCATGCCGCTGTTCGAAAAGGCGGGCATCGCCTCGGATCTGGACCGCGGCTGTATGCAGATCAACGCCGTCGGCGACAGCCCGCGCTTCGTTCAGATGTGCCGCAGCCTGCGCTTCTGGGAACGCGAGCCGTTCGTCTCGATGCCGTGACACCCTCTCCTGATCGGCCCCGACATCGATCGAGGGCGAGACCGGCTCGCGCTTGGATCGCCGAAAGCCACCGCACCAGATCCCGGGTCTGCAGCGCGTCACTGCCGTGCCGCGCTGCGCACGGGAATCGGAGACGGTGGAAATCGCCCGGCTCCCCCTTCCCTTCCCCGGCAACTGTGTTTATTGAC contains these protein-coding regions:
- a CDS encoding catalase, which translates into the protein MTKDATPLRDANFSDQTILRGTGGETHQVAGGDTPVLTTQQGAPVSDDQNSLKAGERGPVLMEDHHLREKVFHFDHERIPERVVHARGFGAHGYFETYESLTDITSADLFQRPGEKTEAFVRFSTVAGNKGSSDLARDVRGFAVKLYTKEGNWDIVGNNIPVFFIQDAIKFPDLIHAAKQEPDRGFPQAQTAHDNFWDFISLMPESMHMAMWIMSDRAIPRSFRFMEGFGVHSFRFVNAEGKSTFVKFHWKPKQGMQSVVWNEALKISGADPDFHRRDLWDAIKMGDYPEWELGLQVFDDDFADRFDFDILDSTKIIPEEDVPVRLIGRLVLDRCVDNFFAETEQVAFHTGNIVPGIDFTNDPLLQGRNFSYLDTQLKRLGSPNFTHLPVNAPRCPIRHFQQDGHMAFVNPTGRVNYEPNSWGAEGGPRESPEKGLKAFPEHIEGPKRRLRAESFADHYSQGRQFYISQTDTEKRHIINAYTFELSKVERPDIRSRVVAHLRNIDEDLAKGVADGLRLKQMPEPAEAAVAPRTDLKASPKLSIILNGPDSFKGRKLGALLTDGVDIELVRSLKAALEGEGAKIEFIAPRVGGVEASDGTWIEAKQKVDGGPSVLYDAVAVLTSDDGAKMLAKEATAKDFVSDAFAHLKFIAYSAEAMPLFEKAGIASDLDRGCMQINAVGDSPRFVQMCRSLRFWEREPFVSMP